The following proteins are co-located in the Pseudodesulfovibrio alkaliphilus genome:
- a CDS encoding AI-2E family transporter, giving the protein MLKDTPYTLDSVVRMLLGAAFVAGLVWMLGYLSGVLIPFVVALLLAYLLNPLTSRVERAVRNRWLAVAITVAGLAAVATGVVWLLSPLVAAEFAHMGRVLADLAGNAALARRAREYLPDEVWVWVRTMAGDENVRALFTSDGAVEAMRRVAGTLLPGVRGVLYRTLDLFAWVLGLGVVLLYVIFLLADFARIRERWQDYLPERYRAGAAAFMQEFERTMSLYFRGQMIIALLVGTLLSVGFVLIGLPMAVMLGMFIGILNIAPYLGTLGIAPAVALAGLSSLEAGQPPWIGIVLVLLVFAVVQAIQEIILIPRIQGENLGLSPWLILLSLSIWGKLLGFLGLLIALPATCLCLSYYRRMLAGRRPLDDEKGQPPTPQPDDTGETHG; this is encoded by the coding sequence ATGCTCAAAGACACCCCATACACCCTGGACAGCGTGGTCCGCATGCTGCTTGGCGCAGCCTTTGTGGCAGGCCTTGTCTGGATGCTCGGCTACCTCTCGGGCGTGCTCATCCCCTTTGTGGTGGCCCTGCTCCTGGCGTATCTGCTCAACCCGCTGACCAGCCGGGTGGAACGCGCCGTGCGCAACCGCTGGCTGGCCGTGGCCATCACCGTGGCCGGGCTGGCCGCCGTGGCCACCGGAGTGGTCTGGCTGCTCTCCCCCCTGGTGGCGGCGGAGTTCGCCCACATGGGCCGGGTGCTGGCCGATCTGGCGGGCAATGCGGCCCTGGCCAGACGGGCAAGGGAATACCTGCCCGACGAGGTCTGGGTCTGGGTGCGTACCATGGCCGGGGACGAAAACGTGCGAGCCCTCTTCACCAGCGACGGCGCGGTGGAGGCCATGCGCCGAGTGGCCGGAACCCTGCTGCCCGGCGTCCGGGGCGTGCTCTACCGCACCCTGGACCTCTTTGCCTGGGTCCTGGGCCTGGGGGTGGTCCTGCTCTATGTGATCTTTCTGCTGGCGGACTTCGCCAGAATCCGGGAGCGCTGGCAGGACTACCTGCCCGAGCGCTACCGGGCCGGAGCCGCGGCCTTCATGCAGGAATTCGAGCGGACCATGAGTCTGTATTTCCGGGGACAGATGATCATCGCCCTGCTGGTGGGGACGCTCCTGTCCGTGGGGTTTGTCCTCATCGGTCTGCCCATGGCCGTGATGCTCGGCATGTTCATCGGCATCCTCAATATCGCCCCGTATCTGGGCACCCTGGGCATCGCTCCCGCCGTGGCCCTGGCCGGGCTCTCCTCGCTGGAGGCGGGCCAGCCGCCGTGGATCGGCATCGTCCTGGTGCTGCTCGTCTTCGCCGTGGTCCAGGCCATCCAGGAGATCATACTCATCCCGAGAATCCAGGGTGAAAACCTGGGCCTCTCGCCCTGGCTCATCCTGCTTTCCCTGTCCATCTGGGGCAAACTGCTCGGATTCCTCGGACTGCTCATCGCCCTGCCTGCCACCTGCCTGTGCCTCTCCTACTACCGCCGCATGCTGGCCGGCCGCCGCCCCCTTGACGACGAGAAGGGCCAGCCGCCCACCCCGCAGCCGGACGACACAGGAGAGACGCACGGCTGA
- a CDS encoding sensor histidine kinase, whose product MRFADDSRREEARTRLDFDSDEERFEYVVRRIEEKLDDYEGYDFTLRQVRALNIFFELAQEVRGRDMFYAVCMMIPRVLFGLESSIYLLEDEETFALADCSTDRCAFEPVRTWDHELTHHVILSGDRLHIPIRCNPHYADMLPFQPPHNILGSFVLHPCGNTQGHECLFLEKYVNRVGYQLHQRIIRSRNREHLRFIKSMVQDIGHNVIVPNMYFKLYFNRLKRQIEELHMTTEGVLIHMARCADGECVRQGERLARTAAAIEAQYQEIYRHYETTSMFLETLLRRRHFEEGRYVLEKREVDLRTGVLEPQLERYRQALEDRDVQIGYQLGGAPDQEVRMVMDRGLIAQVFANFLSNAVKYTEPGTLPDVGRGKFLSYGWQLLKDYYGPGRPAIRLWVITTGPPLRLDDPMAVFKPGFRADNVARESGTGRGLYFARQVVELHGGSVGYRHDGRGNEFYCLLPFEQEPREKHAAPESISQDAATVECGDSRQ is encoded by the coding sequence ATGCGGTTCGCCGACGATTCCCGGCGCGAGGAAGCCAGGACCCGGCTCGACTTCGACTCCGACGAGGAGCGGTTCGAGTATGTGGTCCGGCGCATCGAGGAAAAGCTCGACGACTACGAGGGGTACGACTTCACCCTGCGTCAGGTGCGTGCCCTGAACATTTTCTTCGAGCTGGCCCAGGAGGTGCGCGGGCGGGACATGTTCTACGCCGTGTGCATGATGATCCCCAGGGTTCTCTTCGGTCTTGAAAGCTCCATTTATCTGCTGGAGGACGAGGAGACCTTTGCCCTGGCCGATTGCTCCACGGACCGATGCGCCTTTGAGCCGGTGCGTACCTGGGACCACGAGCTGACGCACCATGTCATCCTCTCCGGGGACCGCCTGCACATCCCCATCCGGTGCAATCCCCACTATGCGGACATGCTTCCCTTTCAGCCGCCCCACAACATCCTCGGCTCCTTTGTCCTCCACCCCTGCGGAAACACCCAGGGCCACGAGTGCCTGTTTCTTGAAAAATACGTCAACCGCGTGGGCTACCAGCTCCATCAGCGCATCATCCGCTCGCGAAACCGGGAACATCTGCGGTTCATCAAGTCCATGGTCCAGGACATCGGGCACAACGTCATTGTGCCCAACATGTACTTCAAGCTCTATTTCAACCGGCTCAAGCGGCAGATCGAGGAACTGCACATGACCACCGAAGGGGTGCTCATCCACATGGCCCGCTGCGCCGACGGGGAATGCGTGCGCCAGGGCGAGCGGCTGGCCCGCACGGCCGCGGCCATCGAGGCCCAGTACCAGGAGATCTACCGCCACTACGAGACCACCTCCATGTTCCTTGAGACCCTGTTGCGCCGTCGCCACTTCGAGGAGGGGCGCTATGTGCTGGAAAAGCGCGAGGTGGACCTGCGCACCGGGGTGCTGGAGCCGCAGCTGGAGCGCTACCGTCAGGCCCTGGAGGACCGGGACGTGCAGATCGGCTACCAGCTCGGCGGTGCGCCGGACCAGGAGGTTCGCATGGTTATGGACCGGGGCCTCATCGCCCAGGTCTTTGCCAACTTCCTCTCCAACGCGGTCAAGTACACCGAGCCCGGAACCCTTCCCGACGTTGGCCGGGGCAAGTTTCTTTCCTACGGCTGGCAACTGCTCAAGGATTACTACGGACCGGGCCGTCCGGCCATCCGGCTGTGGGTGATCACCACCGGCCCCCCCCTGCGACTGGACGATCCCATGGCCGTGTTCAAGCCCGGATTCCGGGCCGACAATGTGGCCAGGGAGAGCGGCACGGGCAGGGGGCTCTACTTTGCGCGTCAGGTTGTGGAGCTGCATGGTGGCAGCGTGGGCTACCGCCACGACGGGCGCGGCAACGAGTTCTACTGCCTGCTCCCCTTCGAGCAGGAGCCAAGGGAAAAACACGCCGCCCCCGAGTCGATCAGCCAGGACGCCGCGACCGTGGAGTGCGGCGATTCGCGGCAATGA
- the corA gene encoding magnesium/cobalt transporter CorA has protein sequence MFDSLRWMRVKHDSPPGSLIYAGEGRDFAPFVEVCAYSRDALMERRLDPGESIAPAPDRVNLVVVVGIHDAETIRRVGADLGFPALALEDVMNAGQRAKFTLADDETAFVVLKHLAEIDGSLVSEQVSLFWRDNLVAVFLEREDDLLDGVLARIRKGKGRLRSEGGAYLLCAILDVLVDCNMAALTRFGELAEALEARLEGRTTDDLLGRLYTLKREVLLLRNQLVPMREMFKALLGEDADLPEPVLPFLRDAAGHHEQTVDAATTLHDILKSMIDYQISLLSMRTNRVMQFLTVIATIFIPLTFIAGVYGMNFEYMPELSWRYGYYYSLAIMGAVGAGMLVYFLRKRFL, from the coding sequence ATGTTCGATTCCCTGCGCTGGATGCGCGTCAAGCACGACAGCCCTCCGGGCTCCCTGATCTATGCGGGCGAGGGGCGCGACTTCGCCCCCTTCGTCGAGGTGTGCGCCTACTCCCGGGACGCCCTCATGGAACGGCGGCTGGACCCTGGCGAGAGCATCGCCCCTGCGCCGGATCGAGTCAACCTCGTGGTGGTGGTGGGCATCCATGATGCCGAGACCATCCGCCGGGTGGGCGCTGATCTCGGTTTCCCCGCTCTGGCTCTGGAGGATGTGATGAACGCGGGCCAGCGGGCCAAGTTCACCTTGGCAGACGACGAGACCGCCTTTGTCGTGCTCAAGCATCTGGCCGAGATCGATGGAAGCTTGGTCAGCGAACAGGTCAGTCTGTTCTGGCGCGACAATCTGGTGGCCGTGTTCCTCGAGCGCGAAGACGACCTGCTCGACGGCGTACTGGCCCGCATCCGCAAGGGCAAGGGGCGCCTGCGCTCCGAGGGAGGTGCGTATCTTCTGTGCGCCATTCTCGATGTGCTGGTGGACTGCAACATGGCCGCCCTGACCCGTTTCGGTGAGCTGGCAGAGGCCCTTGAGGCCCGTCTGGAGGGCCGCACCACCGATGATCTGCTGGGGCGCCTCTACACCCTCAAGCGAGAGGTGCTCCTGCTGCGCAACCAGCTGGTGCCCATGCGCGAAATGTTCAAGGCCCTGCTGGGCGAGGATGCGGACCTGCCCGAGCCGGTGCTGCCCTTTCTGCGCGACGCGGCCGGGCATCACGAGCAGACCGTGGACGCGGCCACCACGCTCCACGACATCCTCAAGTCCATGATCGACTACCAGATATCGCTCCTCTCCATGCGGACCAACCGGGTCATGCAGTTTCTCACGGTCATCGCCACCATCTTCATCCCGCTGACCTTCATCGCCGGGGTCTACGGCATGAACTTCGAATACATGCCCGAACTCTCCTGGCGTTACGGGTATTACTATTCCCTGGCGATCATGGGGGCGGTGGGCGCAGGCATGCTCGTCTACTTCCTGCGCAAGCGTTTTTTATGA
- a CDS encoding mechanosensitive ion channel family protein codes for MDALILQILDNPQLVKVAHTVALALTLLVLARMARSFATRRGRPVAETPHAIKYATMIAFVVGLVFIWFEGLSPVFAALTFVAAALTIVSKEFILNFLGSFVIFWRELFAIGDRVQVGENAGDVIAKGVLYFTLLESGGCGTTGHSTGKLVKVPNAHVLTLPVVNHTRGAGYLWHELRLTLTPASDWQRARSILLDAAEAYRESQSMDLDKIRAAFERRSVYFREMTPRVYVTVAPGGIRLTLRHLCRTRLIRESEDFIITRVLGHLAPGELELAAMQTE; via the coding sequence ATGGATGCGCTGATCCTCCAGATTCTTGATAATCCCCAGTTGGTCAAGGTGGCCCACACCGTGGCCCTGGCCCTGACCCTGCTGGTCCTGGCCCGCATGGCCCGGTCATTTGCCACCCGCCGCGGCAGACCCGTGGCCGAGACGCCCCACGCCATCAAGTATGCGACCATGATCGCCTTTGTCGTCGGGCTGGTCTTCATCTGGTTCGAGGGATTAAGCCCGGTCTTCGCGGCCCTGACCTTTGTGGCCGCGGCCCTGACCATCGTGTCCAAGGAGTTTATCCTCAACTTCCTCGGTTCCTTCGTCATCTTCTGGCGCGAGCTTTTCGCCATCGGCGACAGGGTCCAGGTGGGCGAGAACGCGGGCGATGTCATCGCCAAGGGCGTGCTCTACTTCACCCTGCTCGAATCCGGCGGCTGCGGCACCACGGGCCACAGCACGGGCAAGCTGGTCAAGGTGCCAAACGCCCATGTCCTGACCCTGCCCGTGGTCAACCACACTCGGGGCGCGGGCTACCTCTGGCACGAGCTGCGCCTGACCCTGACCCCGGCCAGCGACTGGCAGCGGGCGCGCTCCATCCTGCTGGACGCAGCCGAGGCGTACCGGGAGTCGCAATCCATGGACCTCGACAAGATCCGGGCCGCCTTCGAGCGCCGCTCGGTCTATTTTCGCGAGATGACCCCCCGGGTTTATGTCACCGTGGCACCGGGCGGCATCCGCCTGACCCTGCGCCACCTCTGCCGCACCCGCCTGATCCGCGAAAGCGAAGACTTCATAATCACCCGCGTCCTCGGCCACCTCGCCCCGGGAGAGCTGGAGCTGGCAGCGATGCAGACAGAGTAG
- the serB gene encoding phosphoserine phosphatase SerB gives MEKIILVHVTGNDRPGLTAELSEVLAGFNVDILDIGQVVIHNFLTLGILVRLPHDSQPVLKDLLFKAHELGVTMKLHPLAESDYASWVGEADKQRHIITLLARSISAEQIAAITAVVSESGLNIDTIHRLSGRVPLAGRPAQNSRACVEFTVRGTPPDIAALRAKFLDISAELVADIAFQEDNIFRRNRRLVAFDMDSTLIQAEVIDELAKEAGVGEQVAAITEAAMRGELDFKQSLRKRLSLLEGLDESVLCRVAERLPLTEGAERLISTLKNVGYKIAILSGGFTYFGNILKERLGIDHVHANELEIVDGKLTGRALGEIVDAQKKAELLQAIADQEGISLQQVIAVGDGANDLPMLNLAGLGIAFHAKPKVKKGARQAISNLGLDSILYLIGVRDRDVR, from the coding sequence ATGGAAAAGATCATACTGGTGCATGTGACCGGCAACGACAGGCCAGGGCTTACCGCCGAGCTTTCGGAGGTGCTGGCCGGATTCAATGTGGACATCCTCGACATCGGCCAGGTGGTCATCCACAACTTCCTGACGCTTGGCATCCTCGTTCGGCTGCCTCACGACTCCCAGCCCGTACTCAAGGACCTGCTCTTCAAGGCCCACGAACTGGGCGTGACCATGAAGCTCCACCCGCTGGCCGAGTCCGACTACGCCTCCTGGGTGGGAGAGGCAGACAAGCAGCGCCACATCATCACCCTGCTGGCCCGGTCCATCTCGGCCGAGCAGATCGCGGCCATCACCGCCGTGGTCAGCGAGTCGGGCCTGAACATCGACACCATCCATCGCCTCTCCGGCCGAGTGCCCCTGGCCGGTCGGCCGGCACAGAACTCCCGCGCCTGCGTGGAGTTCACCGTGCGCGGCACCCCCCCGGACATTGCCGCCCTGCGGGCTAAATTCCTCGACATCTCCGCCGAGCTGGTAGCCGACATAGCGTTCCAGGAAGACAACATCTTCCGCCGCAACCGGCGTCTGGTGGCATTTGACATGGACTCCACCCTGATCCAGGCAGAGGTCATCGACGAGCTGGCCAAGGAAGCCGGGGTAGGCGAGCAGGTGGCCGCCATCACCGAAGCGGCCATGCGCGGCGAACTGGACTTCAAGCAGAGTCTGCGCAAGCGCCTCTCGCTGCTTGAGGGGCTCGACGAGTCCGTGCTGTGCCGGGTGGCCGAGCGGCTGCCCCTGACCGAAGGAGCGGAAAGGCTTATCTCCACCCTCAAGAATGTGGGCTACAAGATAGCCATCCTTTCAGGTGGGTTCACCTATTTCGGCAACATTCTCAAGGAGCGGCTGGGCATCGACCATGTCCACGCCAACGAGCTGGAGATAGTGGACGGCAAGCTCACGGGCCGCGCCCTGGGCGAGATTGTGGACGCACAAAAAAAGGCCGAGCTGCTCCAGGCCATTGCCGACCAGGAGGGCATCAGCCTGCAGCAGGTCATCGCCGTGGGCGACGGGGCCAACGACCTGCCCATGCTCAACCTCGCGGGCCTCGGCATCGCCTTCCACGCCAAGCCCAAAGTCAAGAAAGGCGCACGCCAGGCCATCTCCAACCTCGGGCTCGACTCGATCCTCTATCTCATAGGCGTCCGCGATCGGGATGTCCGCTAG
- a CDS encoding ammonium transporter, whose amino-acid sequence MNFVDNAFILICAALVMFMTPGLALFYGGLVRSKNVLATIMQSFIMLGLVSVLWAVVGYTLAFGTDIGGLIGGLDFAFLDGVGMDNAGSPAENLPHLTFMIFQCMFAVITPALISGAFAERMKFPGFLVFSALWLLLVYAPMCHWVWGGGWLDEMGALDFAGGAVVHMSSGAAALCCAILIGKRKGHGSQAFIPHNLPMTILGAGILWFGWFGFNAGSALAADGLAASAFVATHLATAAAAMSWIVAEWVHGGKPTTLGAASGAVAGLVAITPAAGFVSPMAALVLGLGAGVICYGGIILKNKLGYDDALDVVGIHGLGGTYGALATGVLATIGAEGLLLGNGHQLWVQFVSVVATWAFCFAMTFVIFKVVDATVGLKADDAAQDKGMDIAEHSETGYQW is encoded by the coding sequence ATGAACTTCGTCGACAACGCTTTCATTCTCATCTGTGCGGCTCTGGTCATGTTCATGACCCCGGGCCTGGCCCTGTTCTATGGCGGACTGGTCCGCTCCAAGAACGTGCTCGCCACCATCATGCAGTCCTTCATCATGCTCGGGCTGGTGTCCGTGCTCTGGGCCGTGGTCGGCTACACCCTCGCCTTTGGCACCGACATAGGCGGCCTCATCGGCGGGCTGGACTTTGCCTTCCTCGACGGCGTGGGCATGGACAATGCGGGCTCACCGGCCGAAAACCTGCCCCACCTGACCTTCATGATCTTCCAGTGCATGTTCGCGGTCATCACCCCGGCCCTCATCTCGGGAGCCTTTGCCGAGCGCATGAAATTCCCCGGCTTTCTGGTCTTCTCGGCCCTGTGGCTGCTCCTGGTCTACGCGCCCATGTGCCATTGGGTCTGGGGCGGCGGCTGGCTCGACGAGATGGGCGCCCTCGACTTCGCAGGCGGAGCGGTGGTCCACATGAGTTCTGGCGCGGCAGCCCTGTGCTGCGCCATCCTCATCGGCAAGCGCAAGGGGCACGGCTCCCAGGCGTTCATCCCTCACAACCTGCCCATGACCATCCTCGGCGCGGGCATACTCTGGTTCGGCTGGTTCGGCTTCAACGCGGGCAGCGCCCTGGCCGCCGACGGTCTGGCCGCCAGCGCCTTCGTGGCCACCCATCTGGCCACAGCGGCAGCGGCCATGTCCTGGATCGTGGCCGAGTGGGTCCACGGCGGCAAGCCCACCACGCTGGGCGCGGCCTCGGGCGCCGTGGCGGGCCTTGTGGCCATCACCCCGGCGGCCGGATTCGTCTCGCCCATGGCCGCCCTCGTGCTGGGCCTGGGCGCGGGCGTCATCTGCTACGGCGGCATCATTCTCAAGAACAAGCTCGGCTATGACGACGCCCTGGACGTGGTCGGCATCCACGGCTTGGGCGGTACCTACGGCGCCCTTGCCACCGGAGTGCTCGCCACCATCGGGGCCGAGGGACTGCTCCTTGGCAACGGACACCAGCTGTGGGTACAGTTCGTCTCCGTGGTCGCCACCTGGGCCTTCTGCTTTGCCATGACCTTCGTCATCTTCAAGGTGGTGGACGCCACCGTCGGCCTCAAGGCGGACGACGCGGCCCAGGACAAGGGCATGGACATCGCCGAACACAGCGAGACCGGCTATCAGTGGTAA
- a CDS encoding P-II family nitrogen regulator produces the protein MKKIEIITRTFKLDEVKTALAGIGVKGMTVGEVKGFGRQGGHKEVYRGAEYQVDFVPKIKIDVVVEDDFAAQVVEAARKAAHTGQVGDGKIFVSPVDEVVRIRTGETGEDAV, from the coding sequence ATGAAGAAAATCGAGATCATCACCCGCACCTTCAAGCTCGACGAGGTCAAGACGGCCCTGGCAGGCATCGGGGTCAAGGGCATGACCGTCGGAGAGGTCAAGGGTTTCGGCCGCCAGGGCGGTCACAAGGAAGTCTATCGCGGCGCGGAATATCAGGTGGACTTTGTCCCCAAGATCAAGATCGACGTGGTGGTGGAGGACGATTTCGCCGCCCAGGTGGTCGAGGCCGCAAGAAAGGCGGCCCACACCGGCCAAGTGGGCGACGGCAAGATATTCGTCTCCCCCGTGGACGAGGTGGTTCGCATCCGCACTGGCGAGACCGGCGAGGATGCCGTCTAA
- the glnD gene encoding [protein-PII] uridylyltransferase, with product MHTALPPSAERLKSGRDALFERARGGAVAGFPWECTHLVDRYFEERVKEIGEHPPGFALVAVGGYGRGRLCPGSDVDILLIFARRIPGQAEPFVKSLLFPLWDLGLDLGHGVRTVADCISLAGKDFQVLASLMDARPLAGDAEVFRRLCDAFATKALRGHGRIFVQSLRRHNASRAAQYGDASAMLEPELKNGLGGLRDGQQVFWLQRVMEALGIEPVFLPEELARLREDQAFLNRVRTALHLCAGRKTDRLFFDLQPPTARLMGFAAPGTGPEATGRAVEFFLSRLHQAMTRIKAMREALFQEAFPALEQTARATRMGVAMDGRGVSLTSRSQADPATVLDAFLESAYSGLPLTWNTRRVIRGQLPRIVRGLADQDATLTALVEIFSSPRSGPACDGLLETRLLPALIPEFAQVEHLIQFNDYHVHPVGRHTMACLSRLAGFASAEADRDAPWAGEIAARIADHDRLVLAGFFHDLGKNEPDHCEAGTAIAARVLERFGRDARTVDEVAFLVRHHLLLAKTATRRDLADDGVIGEVAGLVRTPQRLDALYLLSMADAMATGPRAWNTWSRSLLGELYFKVRRQLLHGIAAEPGPLGRVEGIRAAVLAATLPEERDTVDAALNAMPRRALFALAPETLAGHIRLVRRLWEAVARERRENHPGATGSGGEGIVLAEAGPGPAEETCRLTLAALDRPGLFAVMAGALALHGVNILAAELFTWADGTAVDVFTVTQPPDALFLDEVWPRVSRSISLALTNRLDLESRLAERRRSPLARNGLSPRLRPLVAIHNRDSDAFTVVEVAAPDRIGFLHDMARALAAHGLSIHLAKIATIKGRAADIFHVRHRSGGRLTEPGQIESLRRALLAAAEPA from the coding sequence ATGCACACCGCCCTTCCTCCCTCAGCCGAGCGCCTCAAGAGCGGACGTGACGCCCTGTTCGAACGGGCCAGGGGCGGCGCTGTGGCAGGATTCCCCTGGGAATGCACCCACCTTGTTGATCGCTACTTCGAGGAGCGGGTCAAGGAGATAGGCGAACATCCACCGGGCTTCGCCCTGGTGGCCGTGGGCGGCTACGGCCGGGGCAGACTCTGCCCGGGCTCGGATGTGGACATTCTGCTCATTTTTGCCCGACGCATTCCCGGCCAGGCCGAGCCCTTTGTCAAATCACTGCTCTTCCCCCTGTGGGATCTCGGCCTTGACCTCGGCCACGGCGTACGCACCGTGGCTGACTGCATTTCACTGGCGGGCAAGGATTTCCAGGTTCTCGCCTCCCTCATGGACGCCCGCCCTCTGGCCGGAGACGCCGAGGTGTTCCGCAGACTGTGCGACGCCTTTGCAACCAAGGCCCTGCGCGGCCACGGCCGCATCTTTGTCCAGAGCCTGCGCAGGCACAACGCCTCCCGCGCCGCCCAGTACGGCGACGCCAGCGCCATGCTCGAACCCGAACTCAAGAACGGCCTGGGCGGTCTGCGCGACGGTCAGCAGGTCTTCTGGCTTCAGCGGGTCATGGAGGCCCTCGGCATTGAGCCGGTCTTTTTGCCCGAGGAGTTGGCCCGGCTGCGCGAGGATCAGGCGTTTCTCAACAGGGTACGCACCGCCCTGCACCTCTGCGCCGGGCGCAAGACCGACCGCCTCTTCTTCGACCTCCAGCCGCCAACCGCCCGGCTCATGGGCTTTGCCGCACCCGGCACCGGGCCCGAAGCCACCGGCCGGGCCGTGGAGTTCTTCCTTTCGCGCCTGCATCAGGCCATGACCCGGATCAAGGCCATGCGCGAAGCCCTGTTTCAGGAGGCATTCCCGGCCCTGGAACAAACCGCCCGAGCCACCCGCATGGGTGTGGCGATGGACGGACGCGGCGTAAGCCTGACTTCCCGGAGCCAGGCGGACCCGGCCACGGTTCTCGACGCCTTTCTCGAATCCGCTTATTCCGGCCTGCCCCTGACCTGGAACACCCGCCGGGTGATTCGCGGCCAGTTGCCGCGCATAGTCCGGGGGCTTGCCGACCAGGACGCCACCCTTACCGCCCTGGTGGAGATATTCTCTTCCCCGCGCTCCGGCCCGGCCTGCGACGGACTGCTGGAAACCCGGCTCCTGCCCGCCCTGATCCCGGAATTCGCCCAGGTGGAGCACCTGATCCAGTTCAACGACTATCACGTCCACCCCGTGGGCCGTCACACCATGGCCTGCCTTTCCCGGCTGGCCGGATTCGCCTCGGCGGAAGCGGACAGGGACGCCCCTTGGGCCGGAGAGATCGCGGCCCGGATCGCGGACCATGACCGCCTCGTGCTGGCCGGATTCTTCCACGACCTGGGCAAGAACGAGCCCGACCACTGCGAGGCGGGTACAGCCATCGCCGCCAGGGTTCTGGAACGCTTCGGCCGCGACGCCAGGACCGTGGACGAGGTGGCCTTCCTGGTCCGCCACCATCTGCTTCTGGCCAAGACCGCCACAAGACGCGATCTGGCGGACGACGGGGTCATCGGGGAGGTTGCCGGACTGGTCCGAACCCCTCAACGCCTCGACGCGCTATATCTCCTGTCCATGGCCGACGCCATGGCCACCGGCCCGCGGGCCTGGAACACGTGGTCGCGCTCGCTGCTTGGCGAGCTGTATTTCAAGGTGCGTCGGCAGCTGCTGCACGGCATCGCCGCCGAGCCGGGCCCCCTTGGCCGCGTGGAGGGGATTCGGGCCGCCGTGCTGGCCGCGACACTCCCGGAGGAGAGGGATACGGTCGACGCCGCCTTAAACGCCATGCCCCGACGCGCACTCTTTGCCCTGGCCCCGGAGACCCTGGCCGGGCACATCCGGCTGGTGCGGCGCCTGTGGGAGGCCGTGGCGCGGGAACGCCGGGAAAATCATCCCGGCGCAACAGGCTCCGGCGGCGAAGGGATTGTCCTTGCCGAGGCCGGACCCGGCCCGGCGGAAGAGACATGCCGCCTGACCCTCGCGGCCCTGGACAGACCCGGACTTTTCGCGGTCATGGCCGGAGCCCTGGCCCTGCACGGGGTGAACATCCTGGCCGCCGAGCTCTTCACCTGGGCCGACGGCACGGCCGTGGACGTGTTCACCGTAACCCAGCCGCCCGACGCCCTGTTCCTTGACGAGGTCTGGCCCCGAGTCAGCCGCTCCATCTCCCTTGCCCTGACGAACCGCCTTGATCTCGAATCCCGGCTGGCCGAGCGGCGCAGGTCGCCTTTGGCCCGCAACGGCTTATCGCCCAGACTGCGCCCCCTGGTCGCCATCCACAACCGGGACAGCGATGCCTTCACCGTGGTCGAAGTGGCCGCGCCGGACCGCATCGGATTCCTGCACGACATGGCCCGCGCCCTGGCCGCCCACGGCCTGTCCATCCACCTGGCCAAAATCGCCACCATCAAGGGCCGCGCCGCCGACATCTTCCACGTTCGCCACCGCTCAGGCGGCAGGCTGACCGAGCCCGGACAAATCGAGTCCCTACGCCGCGCCCTGCTCGCCGCGGCAGAACCGGCCTGA